The stretch of DNA cgtCGTAAACATGGTGCGTTGCACCACCTCGGGTGACCGTACGGTGTGTTTACGCTTAAACAGATTGTTTAAGATAGTGGTGAACAGTAACCCCGGCACAGATTTTTGAAATTACAAAAGGCTGATTTCCGTCACGTCCTTTGATCCAGGAAATACTTGACTTTTTAATTCGAGaatgcgatttaatttttgaaagtaaaactgaTCTTTAGTAACACAAAGCGATAAGACATATATCCCATATGTTTAATCTGTCAGAACAAGATATCTTATTAATCACTCGTGTTTCCTGTTCCAGGTTTATCCCGCTAGAGCTTTCGCCGTTCTCTTTAAGTACACTAGCTCGATGCTTTTCTTCGTACGACCCGACTCGTATTTCGCTTCGATGAACAAGCACAATTTTATCTTTCGTTGCATTTATACGATACCTATTGAATAATGTTTGAAAAACGAAACTGAATTTTGCGACGtaagaattttagaaatttgaacttgacaaaaaaaaaaaactgagacGAGAAATTCATTATTAGATAATACGGTAATAATAAGGTAAAtcgaaagaggagagagataGTATTTTccgcgaagaaaagaaaaggactACATTTGTGTCAGCGATGCAATCGCGGACGAAACTGGGAGTCAGAAATAAAAACGTGAATCTTTGCGACATTCTGTTCGTTGGAATCGATAAGTATGCTAAACGGATGGATACATCGGCGAGCTAGTGGCATCGTGATCGATATACAGTTTCGATAAAGGGAGAGCATAGCCGGTCGGTCGAGATGCAGAGGACGATGAAGAAgcgaggaaaaaggagaaggagctggagaaggagaagaagagaagtcGTGGCGGTTTTAGATCAGATGATATAGGTGCCATGATATATAAGCGGTTCGTCCATGTCTCCGTCCGTGGCCGGGCATACATAATCGGGTAACCATTTACGTGACACGACGCGGAGAACAAGTCGATCGAAAAACACGGCATTTTGATAGAATCGACCAGGTCGATAAGACACGGCCAGTGTATATAAGTCACAGATAGACCTCTCGCGCGTTTCAGTTGCCCGGAAACCCTTACGAGTTCCGTAACAGTCTATTCTTTTCTATACCGATACGCCTTTTTCACCGGCGAATTCTCGTCCTCGTTCTTTACGCCTGCCCTCCTTATATCAGTATCTCCCAGATTCGCCGCGTTCTCCAACCTTTTCAACATTCATCCGAACCTATAGCCCTTTGGCTATAGGTCTTGTAAATGCGTCGCTGATGCATACGTTTACATATTAACTAAAATATACCGTGCGTTCATCATCGTACGTCTCCCTGTTTCTCTCCTCCTTGTTTTTTCGTTCGCCACTATCGTTCTCGTTCTTGTCCTGTCCCTTCTCGTCAGGAGTCTTCCTTGCCCTTTTTTGTCCTGGCTACTGGCGAACGCGTCGTCTTCTTCGTCCTCTCTCCCTTCCTTTACCCTCTTCCAACCCGTCtaactctttttcttcccttcttTCTAACTGCCATCCTCGTCGTCGTTTCTCCCCGTTTTGCTTTTGCACATTCTTGTTTACCTCCTCTGCAACGAGAGCGCTCGAGCCCTCCTGTATATATTGTACACTTCCACTGTGCAATTGAATGGAGCTGGAATTTGACAAGGTACATTAATTTacacgtgaaaataaaaaagctaagaaaaagatatcaaaaaaagaaaagaaaagaaaagaaaaaaaaaaaaaaaacgggttACTAGGATAAGAGTGATAATGTTGGAATGGTGCATCGGAATCGCGACTGTCCCGCTGGCTGTCCTCATCTACTTTGCATATTTCTTTAAGTTCAACTGGGTAAAAGTGAGTGTTAACTAAGTGATTTAATTCGATTTACCTTCAATGCTTTTCCGTTCCTAGGTATCCCctcgaaatataatttgatatttctttaaagGATTTGAGAAGTGAGTGTAAAAAGAACGACAACGTTTACATGAATAGTAAAGCACGGAAGGTGGGCAAATTACCTCCAGTCTATCCAAACGGATGGTTTGCCTTACTCGAGAGTTCACAGTTAAAAAGAGGTCAGGTAAAACACGTGTGTGCTCTCAGCGAAAATTTTGCAGTATTCAGGTATTTTCAGAATGCAGAGTtgctttctttaaattaatttcctctaCTTTTTCCGTAtacctaaaatattttataatttgaaacTGTTGCGAtaagatattttacatactttttatatataacgtTTTACCAATATTCTTAAAGAACCGAAAAAGGCGTAGTCAACATTTTAGATGCGTATTGCCCGCATTTAGGAGCAAATATGGCCGAGGGTGGTCATGTCAAAGGAGATTGCTTGCAGTGTCCCTTTCATAAGTGGACGTTTCGGGGAGAGGACGGTTACTGCGAAAGCATACCTTATAGTGAAAAAGgtaataattaagttttacaTAATATCTATTTACCTTTTTACTTCCATAACTTCCTTGTActataaattgattaaaatgttTGAATCAAAAGTCTTTCACATCCTAAAACCACATTCTTACATTAAAATGTCTGTGCATTTTAACATACAAATATTTGCGTCTAAATTTCGAGCGTCTGTGCTGTCAATCTCTTGCTTGTTggtctagttttttttttaccattctCTTATTTGGTTTTACATGccatgtataatatatgtatgtataatataaactttTGCATTATATTCGTTTTTGCACAGTGCCACATATTGCTCGAGCAAAAGTCTGGAAAAGTTGTGAAATAAATCGCCTCATTTTCGTCTGGTACCATTCTGAATCAGCTGAGCCAAACTGGCATCCCCAGTCATTTACATGTATTTCCAATGGTGAATGGCGCTACCAAGGTCGCAATGAATACCTCATTAATTGCCACATACAGGTGTGTCACATATTTAAACctttaatttagtaaaaattatactttaatataaaaatcataaaaaaaaaaaatttagccaCAATGTATTAGATTAATCATTAGTGTTTACtcaaaattaatctttagttatatatatttaaaaaaaaaaaaaaaacttacctttttttatttcttttttttctctatttctctgcCTACTCCATGAAATTCCTTTCAATATAAATGTGTATATGTTGTTCTATATGTTGATTTATGCCTAACCTAGGAAATTGCTGAGAATGGGGCTGATCCCGCACATCTCGATGCAGTGCACGGTCCAGCTATGTTTCTGCCTAGTAGTTTGTCCTGGCTGGCTCGGCATATGTGGACCACGACTAAAGGATGGCAGCCGCATTATTCCTGCGACAATGAGGCAAATGAAAATGCAAGCACAGACACAGAAACACCAAAAGTtcatgttaaattaaataataaggcACCGATCCATCAAATCAAGAACGAAGATCGTCGCCTCGCGGTTACAGAGAGTACGtccgataaaaaagaaaagcacaAGGCCGGCCTGCACATGTGTCAGAAGATGATTCTGCTCGAGCGCTTTAACATATGGGAAGTTAACGTACGTGTCGAGCAGATTGGGCCTAGCTACGTCGAACTGATGATTGATACCTGGTTCGGTCCTATCTGCATGTTGCAGACAGTAACCCCGGTCGAGCCGCTGCTGCAACGAGTGACCCACCAGATCTTTTCACCACGTCTCCTGGCGCCGTATGCtaacataatttttctcaGCGAATGCATGATGTTCGAACGCGATATCCGGATCTGGAATTACAAGAAATACGAACGGCAACCGATTTTGGTACGCGAGGACCGTGCCATTCTCGCATATCGTCGTTGGTACTCACAATTCTATTCTGAACATAGTCCCACCTACGAGACTGCCATGAAAGATCTTCAATGGTAGAGATACCCCTCTGATCAAATTTAACTTGTATACTCTTCAAATTGTATTCTTAAgcattatcattaaaatagagtaatttatgtttaaaattattttttaaaacgcacTTGAGATCTGTTAATTATAGTAActgatttaaaataagattaaataatcagaatatatattatatcatatctctttttttttattattgctttaaaacttatttgaaatgtacatataagtaaatataatgatatatctttaaaaaatgagctctatttttacgaattaaaattaataaatttttcgtaatataCACTTctatattcaatttaatatgaCGTGCTCTTTATTTTCAGAATCGACGAATGagtaaatggaaaaattgaaaattcaaATGTAATCATACACAAGCAGCCatacgatttattaataatttattaataacgttcgATGATTTATGCGGCAGTTCAACATAATGTAGtctcataaatattaattagcgaCGCGCGTTTGATTCAAATCGCCCCGCGATCAACAACGTAAAGTTAGCTGCACACAATTGCACACAATCCTGCGTTGCGTGCCATCTTCGTCGCGAAGCTTGTTCGTCGCGTTGACGTTGACGTTGACTTGCATTTGATTTTTGTCGAAATCATTTGTTTCGTGCAGACAGTGCTCTGTTGTGTAATCTCGCAGCTGCTAAAAAGTGCTACAAAGCCGTGTCACGCCGCGAAGACATTCGATGTGTCACGgtcgttatatttttgtatcaaGAAGCACGGAAGTCACAGCTATTTGCCGCATATGTGTGAGCACCATTATGGAATAAGAAGAGAGGTTAAAATGGCGATTAACAATTACAGCAGTGCAACATCCAAGGACAAGGTGATttcattttttcttcgttatttGCGCGTAAGTACCTTACTGTTTACTATATTGATCATTCCTTCGGCAATCTTGACTGGGAGACAAATAACGCGCAGCACTGAGCagaaattaacaaattgatatttaatatcagaTATATTTCTGATAAttcgttggaaaaaaaattttttgttacgtTTTAAGCAGAATTACAatgcttttaacatttttattttctatttttgtacaattggttttaacaattttttatacatatatttttttttttttaactttaatgtGCATGTATCTGATTAAGGATATGACACAAAATTCTTTTCCCCTTTTAGTTACAACTAAATTTGAGATGGTTAGTTTCTTAGTTTCTactaaaataacaatttattataatattataatatttatgtaataataattttagagaAATATTCTTGAATATTATAGTTAAATCATTACTTACTTTCCTATTGAATggagaatttataataatatttttataagatattatatagcaaataataataaaattcgaaataccttatttataattatataaaaataaaataatacttaaaataatgaaGTAATACAACTAATTAAAACTGATTAAAtgttatgttaaatttttccttaaaaaaagatattttttttacatcaaaaATTAAGGAAAGGTGAGGGAAGAACATTTACGTTTAAAGATGTTGAAAATAGACCCACAGACCGCCTTTCGGAGTCGGCAAAATGGTTCCAGGGACCATCTTTAAAGGTACTTGCGTCTTTGGAGACAGTTCcattctgtatttttttataagcatAGCCAAACCTGCCTTCAGCATTAGCTGAGCCATTCTCATACCAACGCAAATTCGTGGACCTTCACCGAAGGGAAGATAGGTAAATTTTTCGATACTGTTTTTTCTATCTGGATTGAATCTTTCAGGATCGTATTCCTGGGGATTTTCCCAGTATTGAGAATCGGTGTGCAAAGCTTGGGCGGGTATTAAAATCGTCGTTCCAGGTTTTACCCGGCAAACAAGCCCATCGGATCCTTTCAGCTCAAACTCTTCTGTGCATCGTTTTTTCATGAGCACTCCTGCAGGAAGTAATCTTAATGTTTCACTAATAACTTGATCCATGTATGTCATCTCTTTTAATCCGTCATAAGTAATTTcatctttgtattttttaagcaCAGATACGATTTCTTCGCGCAGTTTCTCCTGTACTTTTGGATAATGGGCCAAATGGAAACCGATGAAGCTCATAACACTACTGGAGCTCTCGTAGCCGTCGATGACGAACGACATTACATGTCCTGTGAGCATCTCAGTATCAAACGTGTCATTCTCTGACCGCTCCAGTTCGGCCATTAAGTGGAGAAAATCGTATCTAGGTAATCCATCTTTTCGCCTTTGCTCCATGAGTTCTGCAACTAGTGTTCTAAAGAAATTATCGACTTTTTTTGGAATTACACttactttaaaaattctatttaatgaCGGAATGAGAACCACAAGAGAGAACATAATTTGAGTTCTCAGAGACGGCTGAAAAATGCTCTGTCCAAGTTTTCGGAATGATATCTCTTTATTTGCTTCGTCGAAGCAGTATCCATCGACGCCGAAACCGGCGGCGGCAACTACTTGTGCGGTGTATCTAGCGAACAAGGACTTCAATTCAAACTCCGCTTTGTCGACATTCTGCAGCTTTCCATCGATATAATTTCCAAACTGCGTGCACACTTTCTTGACGCTCTCGAGCAGAACCTTCAATCGCATTGCACTAGAAAATGCATAAGTCAAACGCTTCCTGTTGTGCTGCCACTTTTCACCAGTAAGGACGAAGGGATTATATGACATAAGTGGATCCACTTTGGGATCGAGCTCAACgaaattttccgaaaaacttgaGAAATTGGCCTGCATTACTGTTTTCACTAATTCTGGCTCGAGAATCATCAACGATGGTGTTATAAATTCATAAACTCCAACCATGCTGTGTTTCTTGTTATCGTTATAGACTTTGCAAGAAAAGTCAGAGAGCGTTTCTCTCATGGATATTACCGACAACATGTGACCAAATATCGGAAGGGCTCCATCCGCACAAGGAATGCCACGTTTTTGCCAATAACTGTTTTTTTGCCTCAGATAAAAGTAAAGAGCCAGAAACGCCCCTAGAATCAAAGATAGTAGCACGACAGACATGTTGCTTCTCGTGAATAGCAAGTGACGGTTAGTTGTACAAATAGATGTAGCCTTGACCACGCATCAGACTCTACTGACCATTACGTAGCAGAAACGCAGAAGCGAATGTTGATAGCGTCAATTAACGATTGACGAGCATGATTGCGAAACAGTAATAAAACTCACATCGACGATGTAGAATGTTACCAAGTGAATTTTATcactaaaattttaagtagaatatatatttaaaaagtaaattttttttatatcgcgttggaaattataaaaacgttttaataatgACAGAAGTTATTTTGAGGTTGcaatatgtttaaattaatttttgtttaaatgtcagatattttattgcaatttgtagctttgcaaaaataatcgcgGCATCAAGAAATCATCACTTAAAATCTTTATCGAGTAGATTGACCTTACATTGACTTTATCCAATGAAAAAACAAGTTACTGCACTTTGTTATCATTATTCGCTATCAGCATATATAGCaatagcaataataaattgacAGTCATGATataagagagataaaaaattttcttaaatttattaaacataattttgatattataaatattacgttacgTTTTTTAAAACTGAATACAGTTTAAACATAGTTTAACGTGACATGATATATGATCCATTTTTTGATTGAATAATAGCCTGCAATTGTGCCATTCATCATATAttccaatttttaatattgcgtctctctttctatcaATGTTAAAAGTATTAGTAGTCTGTGATGtcaagttatttttattaataatgtgaaagtaatgagaaatatataattataattttaatcgcaatgataaatgatttttttaataaaaactttgcgttaaaaattatgtcaTGTTTTGCGTATATGCAACGtgatattacataaattcaataataGGTATTACGTAACACAAAGTTTGGTCGATTATTTATACATCCTGTAATTATCTAGCACACTCGCTGATAGACGACATCACTCTCGAAGTTATTTTCGAGTGGCAGCAATTGATAAAACTGTTTGACTCTTTAAACCTTGAATTATTCACTGCTGTTCAGTTCTCTTTCAGAAGAGATGGCAGTCACACTTGTGCTCTTAATTCTCGGGGTTCTGGTAGCTATTTAcctttatttaacaaaaaattataaatattggCAAAAACAAGGAATACCTTACGCTGAAGGCGTCGTACCCGGGTTCGGTCATTTTTTGAATGTTGCAATTGTAAAGAAACCTTTTTCTGAAGTTTGTCTCGATATTTACAATGATTATCGGAAACACAGCATGGTGGGAATTTACAACTTTATGACGCCGACGTTAATGGTCAATGAGCCGGATTTGGTAAAAACAGTACTGCAGacaaatttttcgaatttCCACGAGAATGGCCTTAAGATCGATCCTGATTTGGATCCTCTTCTAGCGAACAATCCTTTCTTCAATTATGGTGAAAAGTGGGTGACTGGAAGAAAACGATTGACTTATGCGTTTTCCAGCATGCGATTGAAAGTCTTGCTCGTGACCGTCAAGCTAGTATGTGAGAAGTTTGAGAGCTATTTGGatagaagaataaataaaactggAAAAATAGAGTTAGAGTTAAAGGACTTGTTCTCTAGATTTACCGCACAGGTGGTATCTAGTGCCGGTTTTGGCGTGGACGGAATGTGCTTCGATGAGACAAAAGAGAAGGAGTCTTTTTACGCGATAGGCAAATCCTTCCTTGAACCAAATATGTGGAACAACATGATTTTAACTATTGTATTCTTTATGCCATCGTTAGCAAAATATTTACGTGCGAGATTCCTACCTAAGAAAATCGATCAATTCTTTAGATCAATAATTAAGGAAGTAATGGAGCAAAGGCGGAAAGATGCAACACCTAGAAACGATTTTCTTCAGTTGATGGTCGATTTGGAACGAACGGAGGGTGATACGTTTGACCTGGAGATACTCACGTCTCATGCAGTGTCATTTTTTGTAGACGGCTACGAGACTTCCAGTATTGTTTTAAGCTTTATTGGCCACAATTTGGCTGCTCATCCGGAAGTACagaaaaaattacgcgaagaAGTAGTCTCCGTTCTTAACAAGCATAATGGTGAAATTACTTACGAAGCTTTAAAAGAAATGACGTACATGGATCAGGTATTCAGCGAATCGCAGAGGGTGGTACCAACACTGGGATTTTTACACAAGGTATGCA from Cardiocondyla obscurior isolate alpha-2009 linkage group LG04, Cobs3.1, whole genome shotgun sequence encodes:
- the LOC139101513 gene encoding probable cytochrome P450 6a13; amino-acid sequence: MAVTLVLLILGVLVAIYLYLTKNYKYWQKQGIPYAEGVVPGFGHFLNVAIVKKPFSEVCLDIYNDYRKHSMVGIYNFMTPTLMVNEPDLVKTVLQTNFSNFHENGLKIDPDLDPLLANNPFFNYGEKWVTGRKRLTYAFSSMRLKVLLVTVKLVCEKFESYLDRRINKTGKIELELKDLFSRFTAQVVSSAGFGVDGMCFDETKEKESFYAIGKSFLEPNMWNNMILTIVFFMPSLAKYLRARFLPKKIDQFFRSIIKEVMEQRRKDATPRNDFLQLMVDLERTEGDTFDLEILTSHAVSFFVDGYETSSIVLSFIGHNLAAHPEVQKKLREEVVSVLNKHNGEITYEALKEMTYMDQVFSESQRVVPTLGFLHKVCTEEIELKGSDGITYRCPRGMEIMIPVSGLQADSRYWENPETFDPERFSPEGKQSLEKYAFLPFGEGPRMCVGMRMAQLQIKACLATLLRKYSLEVSPKMKLPLKMVPSSFLAAAEGGLWTIIRPI
- the Nvd gene encoding cholesterol 7-desaturase nvd, whose translation is MLEWCIGIATVPLAVLIYFAYFFKFNWVKDLRSECKKNDNVYMNSKARKVGKLPPVYPNGWFALLESSQLKRGQVKHVCALSENFAVFRTEKGVVNILDAYCPHLGANMAEGGHVKGDCLQCPFHKWTFRGEDGYCESIPYSEKVPHIARAKVWKSCEINRLIFVWYHSESAEPNWHPQSFTCISNGEWRYQGRNEYLINCHIQEIAENGADPAHLDAVHGPAMFLPSSLSWLARHMWTTTKGWQPHYSCDNEANENASTDTETPKVHVKLNNKAPIHQIKNEDRRLAVTESTSDKKEKHKAGLHMCQKMILLERFNIWEVNVRVEQIGPSYVELMIDTWFGPICMLQTVTPVEPLLQRVTHQIFSPRLLAPYANIIFLSECMMFERDIRIWNYKKYERQPILVREDRAILAYRRWYSQFYSEHSPTYETAMKDLQW
- the LOC139101512 gene encoding cytochrome P450 6a2-like, producing MSVVLLSLILGAFLALYFYLRQKNSYWQKRGIPCADGALPIFGHMLSVISMRETLSDFSCKVYNDNKKHSMVGVYEFITPSLMILEPELVKTVMQANFSSFSENFVELDPKVDPLMSYNPFVLTGEKWQHNRKRLTYAFSSAMRLKVLLESVKKVCTQFGNYIDGKLQNVDKAEFELKSLFARYTAQVVAAAGFGVDGYCFDEANKEISFRKLGQSIFQPSLRTQIMFSLVVLIPSLNRIFKVSVIPKKVDNFFRTLVAELMEQRRKDGLPRYDFLHLMAELERSENDTFDTEMLTGHVMSFVIDGYESSSSVMSFIGFHLAHYPKVQEKLREEIVSVLKKYKDEITYDGLKEMTYMDQVISETLRLLPAGVLMKKRCTEEFELKGSDGLVCRVKPGTTILIPAQALHTDSQYWENPQEYDPERFNPDRKNSIEKFTYLPFGEGPRICVGMRMAQLMLKAGLAMLIKKYRMELSPKTQVPLKMVPGTILPTPKGGLWVYFQHL